A window of Pirellula sp. SH-Sr6A contains these coding sequences:
- a CDS encoding HNH endonuclease signature motif containing protein: MTQRSPARGSITPFGYRRITCKDRKQRFEHVIVWETHHGPIPEGMELHHRNGDKLDNRLENLMLVTRLEHKRIHSGCIRVGSRWLKRCRRCQWYRPVDTEFYEYKGRNGVMGVCKRCLSDLAVIAKRNRKLRAKQNSSNQ; encoded by the coding sequence ATGACGCAACGGTCACCGGCCAGAGGTTCAATCACGCCGTTCGGCTATCGACGGATCACGTGCAAGGATCGGAAGCAAAGGTTTGAGCATGTAATCGTCTGGGAGACGCACCATGGGCCTATCCCTGAAGGCATGGAGCTACACCATCGCAACGGTGACAAGCTCGATAACCGACTTGAGAACCTCATGCTGGTGACTCGCTTGGAGCACAAGCGGATTCACAGCGGTTGCATCCGAGTTGGCAGCCGCTGGTTGAAACGCTGTCGGCGCTGCCAATGGTATCGGCCCGTCGACACGGAGTTCTACGAATACAAGGGACGCAACGGTGTGATGGGGGTGTGCAAGCGCTGTCTATCGGACCTCGCCGTCATCGCGAAACGCAATCGGAAACTTCGTGCAAAACAAAACTCATCGAATCAGTAA
- a CDS encoding DNA-methyltransferase yields MPEPPDEAVTQPGDLWILGNHRLLCGDSSSPADLDRLLAGAAIHLCNTDPPYNVKVEPRSNNAIAAGLSSFSNDGASGRLKQGQGNAASFGVDHETGKPKHAATHKKLRPKDRPLANDFVSDEAFDKLLDDWFGNIARVLLPGRCFYIWGGYANCGNYPPVLKKHGLYFSQSIIWDKQHPVLTRKDFMGAHEWAFYGWKEGAGHKFYGPKNITDLWHVKKIPPQQLEHLTGKPAELAVRAMQYSSVQGENVLDLFGGSGSTLIGAEQCGRNAFLMELDTLYCDVIVDRFQRFTGIPAVLERTGESPIPMKAREENMR; encoded by the coding sequence GTGCCGGAGCCGCCAGACGAAGCGGTTACCCAACCAGGCGATCTTTGGATCCTCGGAAACCATCGGCTACTCTGTGGTGACTCGTCGTCGCCGGCGGACTTAGATCGGCTCTTGGCCGGCGCTGCGATCCACTTGTGCAACACAGATCCGCCCTACAACGTAAAGGTCGAACCGCGATCGAATAACGCGATCGCTGCGGGTTTGTCTTCGTTCTCGAACGATGGGGCATCGGGCCGGCTGAAGCAAGGACAAGGCAACGCCGCTTCGTTTGGTGTCGATCACGAAACGGGCAAACCAAAACATGCAGCGACTCACAAGAAGCTTCGTCCAAAGGATCGACCGCTTGCAAATGACTTCGTCAGCGACGAGGCGTTCGACAAGCTGCTTGATGATTGGTTTGGAAACATTGCCCGAGTCTTACTGCCAGGTCGCTGCTTCTACATCTGGGGTGGCTACGCCAACTGCGGCAACTATCCACCGGTACTGAAGAAGCATGGGCTGTACTTCTCGCAATCAATCATCTGGGACAAGCAGCATCCAGTTTTGACGCGAAAAGATTTCATGGGCGCGCATGAATGGGCGTTCTATGGCTGGAAAGAAGGTGCCGGCCATAAGTTCTATGGACCGAAGAACATCACGGACCTTTGGCATGTCAAGAAGATCCCTCCGCAACAGCTTGAACATTTAACGGGCAAGCCGGCTGAACTCGCTGTCCGCGCGATGCAGTATTCGTCGGTTCAAGGCGAGAACGTCCTCGACCTGTTCGGTGGCAGTGGCTCAACGCTGATCGGCGCTGAGCAGTGCGGTCGCAACGCGTTCTTGATGGAACTCGACACGCTGTATTGTGATGTCATCGTTGATCGCTTCCAGCGTTTCACAGGTATCCCTGCGGTCTTGGAACGAACGGGCGAATCTCCGATCCCCATGAAGGCGCGAGAGGAGAACATGCGATGA
- a CDS encoding integrase core domain-containing protein, translating into MASFRNVYTSLLLVIAGSTDRELARQVNYLKAENQILRSRLPGRISLTEREKNRLIRFAKNLGSALNELATIVHPGTIHRWIREAAAKSKARRKGKSGRPRTAKDIEKLILKLAKDNSWGYTRILGELKKLGIESVTRNTVKNILKRNGFESGPKRGPGTWDEFVNRHAKTLWQCDFFSKKIVSKAGLRDIFVLIFINVETRRVYISPSTYKPDEQWMVQQATTFIESTKAGGPKCKILMLDNDAKYSKLFMDVFEKGKIKIQRTPIRSPNMVAFAERFVQTIKQECLDHFVVFGHKHMDLLCQEFKDYYHEERPHQGLENELVIDGTRTKKRSKSGTTQSEAVSIPISEIRCKERLGGLLKSYSRRAA; encoded by the coding sequence ATGGCAAGCTTCCGCAACGTTTACACATCCCTCTTGCTCGTCATTGCCGGGTCAACGGACAGGGAACTTGCCCGCCAGGTCAACTACCTCAAGGCGGAGAACCAAATCCTTCGCAGTCGGCTTCCTGGTCGGATCAGTCTAACTGAACGCGAGAAGAACCGCCTGATTCGTTTTGCCAAAAATCTTGGTTCGGCACTCAATGAGTTGGCCACGATTGTTCACCCCGGGACCATCCATCGCTGGATTCGCGAAGCCGCAGCAAAATCCAAGGCGCGCCGAAAAGGCAAAAGCGGCCGTCCCCGGACTGCAAAGGATATCGAGAAACTGATCCTTAAACTGGCCAAAGACAATTCCTGGGGCTACACCAGGATCCTCGGCGAACTAAAGAAACTTGGGATCGAATCGGTAACGCGCAACACGGTCAAAAACATTCTCAAACGCAATGGCTTCGAGTCAGGCCCTAAGCGAGGACCGGGCACTTGGGACGAGTTCGTCAATCGCCATGCGAAAACGCTTTGGCAATGCGACTTCTTCTCGAAGAAGATCGTTTCGAAGGCTGGCCTTCGAGACATCTTTGTTTTGATCTTTATCAACGTTGAAACACGTCGCGTCTACATTTCGCCGTCGACCTACAAGCCAGATGAGCAATGGATGGTTCAGCAAGCGACAACGTTTATCGAGTCGACAAAGGCGGGAGGTCCGAAATGCAAGATCCTGATGCTCGACAACGACGCAAAGTACTCCAAGCTGTTCATGGACGTATTTGAAAAGGGAAAAATCAAAATCCAACGAACTCCGATCCGATCCCCGAACATGGTCGCCTTTGCCGAACGATTCGTTCAAACGATCAAGCAAGAATGTCTCGACCATTTCGTCGTTTTTGGCCACAAACACATGGACCTCCTGTGCCAAGAATTCAAAGACTACTATCACGAAGAACGGCCGCATCAGGGACTGGAGAACGAGCTTGTGATTGACGGTACGAGAACGAAGAAACGATCGAAGTCTGGAACGACACAATCCGAAGCCGTATCGATTCCGATTTCTGAGATTCGTTGCAAAGAACGGCTCGGTGGACTGCTCAAGAGCTATAGCCGCAGAGCGGCGTAG
- a CDS encoding winged helix-turn-helix domain-containing protein gives MKKAEVKIGGKYYANVSGNRCEIRIDAEKPRGGWDATNLATGKKILIKSAQRLQGEVGAKRGRAKVTTEGNVTVVENEPATVETIGGETSTAVAVLKKPRKAKAASTETADAGEKRLSCVAAALKVLSESSEPMNAQELITAMEAKGYWSSPGGKTPHATLYSAILRDLAKGDDSKFVKTERGRFTVRD, from the coding sequence ATGAAGAAGGCAGAAGTAAAGATCGGTGGCAAGTACTATGCGAACGTTTCGGGCAATCGCTGCGAGATTCGGATCGATGCCGAGAAGCCTCGGGGCGGTTGGGACGCAACCAACCTCGCGACCGGCAAAAAGATCTTGATCAAGAGCGCCCAACGCCTGCAGGGCGAAGTGGGTGCGAAACGCGGACGCGCGAAGGTCACCACCGAAGGTAACGTAACGGTGGTTGAGAACGAACCAGCCACCGTCGAAACGATCGGAGGCGAAACGTCCACAGCGGTTGCGGTTCTCAAGAAGCCACGCAAGGCAAAGGCTGCATCCACCGAGACCGCCGACGCCGGCGAGAAGCGATTGAGCTGCGTCGCTGCGGCCTTGAAGGTTCTCAGCGAATCGAGCGAACCGATGAACGCTCAAGAGTTGATCACCGCGATGGAAGCCAAGGGCTATTGGAGCAGCCCCGGTGGCAAGACTCCCCACGCGACCTTGTACAGCGCGATCCTTCGTGACTTGGCCAAGGGCGACGATAGCAAGTTCGTGAAGACCGAACGCGGACGCTTCACCGTTCGAGACTAG
- a CDS encoding DUF1778 domain-containing protein has translation MATVNGTSKSARIETRVSQEQKDLIERAAAFSGRTVSEFVLAHVEVAAKKVIDEHEKVHLDQAQSKILVEALLAPKKPNKKLKLAMESYRKQVESR, from the coding sequence ATGGCAACTGTGAACGGTACCTCAAAGTCGGCTCGAATCGAGACTCGAGTGTCTCAAGAGCAGAAAGATCTAATCGAGCGGGCTGCCGCATTCAGTGGTCGGACTGTTTCTGAATTTGTACTCGCTCATGTTGAAGTCGCTGCAAAGAAAGTGATCGATGAGCATGAGAAGGTGCACTTGGACCAAGCGCAAAGCAAAATTCTGGTCGAGGCACTTCTTGCACCCAAGAAGCCAAACAAGAAGTTGAAGCTTGCCATGGAGAGCTATCGCAAGCAGGTCGAAAGTCGATGA
- a CDS encoding terminase gpA endonuclease subunit, with protein MASDPRKLKPSELCRLLNSTPLGEVISERQLYRHRQRAGARIGDNKTVDLLRYCAWMHVVRHTPKQNSGVDSYEAMKERARARNAALALAGRDIGELPVVDNPDRKDRASRDFRYFCETYFPLTFHLAWSPDHIKVINKIEQAVVHGGLFALAMARGSGKSSIAEVACIWAVLYGHRNFVCLIGSDEGHACDMLDSIKTELDSNELLLADFPEVCFPIQALDGISNRANGQLYKGKRTQIGWTAKEVVLPTIEGSSASGAIIKVAGLTGRIRGMKFKRPDGRTVRPSLVVLDDPQTDESARSLSQCANRESILAGAVLGLAGPGKKISGIMPCTVIRPGDMADNILDRNRHPEWNGERTKMVYSFPKNETLWERYAEIRAEGMRGGDGGEAATEFYRQNQAAMDDGAVVAWQERFNYDELSAIQHAMNLKLQDEAAFFAEYQNQPLPAETVSDGMLKPAEVASKINRLDRGLVSIGANHLTAFIDVQQKLLFYVVAAWEDDFTGYIIDYGCYPDQQRPYFTLREARQTLSSEAMGTGLEGSIYAGLESLTSNLLDREWQRDDGAAMRIGRCLIDANWGQSTDVVYQFCRQSKHAAVIMPSHGRFVGASSQPFSEYRRRPGDRVGLNWRVPNVNGKRAIRHVLYDTNWWKSFINARMRVSMGDRGCLSLFGSNAETHRMLSEHLTSEYFIKTEGRGRSVDEWKQRPEQPDNHWFDCLVGTAVAASMQGVVLFGTDRDVPEKRNRLSFKEMQGRRRV; from the coding sequence GTGGCGAGTGATCCTCGAAAACTAAAGCCAAGTGAGCTATGCCGGCTGCTCAACTCAACGCCGCTAGGCGAGGTGATCAGCGAGCGGCAGTTGTATCGTCATCGGCAACGCGCCGGCGCCCGTATCGGTGACAACAAGACGGTCGACCTCCTTCGCTACTGCGCCTGGATGCACGTCGTACGCCATACTCCCAAACAAAACTCAGGGGTCGATTCGTACGAAGCGATGAAGGAGCGAGCTCGAGCACGCAACGCAGCGCTCGCGCTAGCCGGCCGAGATATCGGTGAACTTCCGGTGGTAGACAATCCCGATCGGAAAGATCGCGCATCGCGAGACTTCCGATACTTTTGCGAGACCTACTTTCCGCTCACGTTTCATCTCGCATGGTCTCCGGACCATATCAAGGTCATCAACAAAATTGAGCAAGCTGTTGTCCATGGGGGATTGTTTGCCTTGGCGATGGCACGTGGCAGTGGAAAATCGTCGATCGCAGAAGTCGCTTGCATCTGGGCAGTGCTCTACGGACATCGGAACTTCGTCTGTCTGATCGGTAGCGACGAAGGCCACGCCTGCGACATGCTCGATTCGATCAAAACCGAACTCGACAGCAACGAGCTGCTTTTAGCCGACTTCCCCGAGGTTTGTTTTCCCATCCAAGCCCTCGATGGAATCTCAAATCGCGCGAATGGTCAGCTCTATAAAGGCAAACGCACGCAGATCGGATGGACCGCCAAAGAGGTTGTGCTGCCAACCATCGAAGGTAGCAGTGCCAGCGGAGCGATTATCAAGGTCGCTGGCCTAACCGGTCGTATCCGTGGAATGAAGTTCAAGCGCCCCGATGGTCGAACGGTCCGTCCAAGCCTCGTGGTGCTCGATGACCCGCAAACCGATGAGAGTGCGCGTTCGCTTTCGCAATGTGCAAATCGCGAAAGCATTCTTGCCGGTGCAGTGCTCGGTTTGGCTGGCCCGGGGAAGAAGATCTCAGGCATCATGCCCTGCACGGTGATTCGCCCTGGTGATATGGCCGACAATATCCTCGATCGCAATCGACATCCCGAATGGAATGGCGAACGAACCAAGATGGTTTACTCCTTCCCAAAGAACGAAACACTTTGGGAACGCTATGCCGAGATCCGCGCGGAAGGGATGCGAGGTGGTGATGGTGGTGAAGCAGCCACCGAATTCTATCGTCAGAACCAAGCGGCTATGGATGACGGCGCTGTTGTCGCTTGGCAGGAGCGATTTAACTACGATGAACTTTCGGCAATCCAGCATGCTATGAACCTCAAGCTTCAGGATGAAGCTGCGTTCTTCGCTGAATACCAGAACCAACCGCTGCCAGCCGAGACGGTTAGCGATGGGATGCTCAAACCCGCAGAGGTTGCAAGCAAGATCAACCGCTTGGATCGCGGCTTGGTTTCCATCGGAGCAAACCACCTCACCGCATTCATCGACGTCCAGCAGAAATTGCTCTTCTATGTAGTCGCTGCCTGGGAGGATGATTTCACAGGCTATATCATTGACTACGGTTGCTATCCCGATCAGCAGCGTCCGTACTTCACATTACGGGAAGCTCGGCAAACGTTGAGTTCCGAGGCAATGGGAACTGGGCTCGAGGGATCGATCTACGCCGGCCTTGAATCGCTGACATCCAATCTACTCGATCGCGAGTGGCAACGAGACGATGGGGCTGCAATGCGAATCGGTCGCTGCTTGATCGACGCCAACTGGGGCCAATCGACTGATGTGGTCTATCAGTTCTGCCGGCAATCCAAACATGCCGCCGTGATCATGCCGAGCCACGGGAGATTCGTAGGTGCTTCAAGTCAACCGTTCAGCGAGTATCGACGTCGGCCCGGAGACCGGGTCGGTCTCAACTGGCGCGTGCCCAACGTAAATGGCAAGCGCGCCATCCGACACGTGCTCTATGACACCAACTGGTGGAAATCATTCATCAACGCTCGAATGCGAGTCTCCATGGGCGATCGCGGCTGCTTATCGCTTTTTGGTAGCAACGCCGAAACCCACCGTATGCTCTCCGAGCATCTCACGTCCGAATATTTCATCAAAACGGAAGGGCGTGGCCGATCAGTTGACGAATGGAAGCAGCGACCCGAGCAGCCCGACAACCACTGGTTCGACTGTTTGGTAGGCACTGCCGTTGCGGCATCCATGCAAGGCGTTGTGCTCTTTGGTACCGATCGAGATGTTCCCGAGAAGCGAAATCGACTGAGTTTCAAGGAAATGCAGGGGCGACGACGGGTTTGA
- a CDS encoding GNAT family N-acetyltransferase gives MSDFVCEPLGNQHDRSQFDCGVPVLNEYLAKYAKQDVKRKASAVFVLVKSMEPKRVIGYYTLCATSVALAELPDEVTRKLPRYPEIPAILIGRLARDINQPGVGTLLLSDAITRCVRVASEIAASLIVVDSKGETATHFYEKFGFISLPKLPDRMFLPMLTAETL, from the coding sequence ATGAGCGACTTCGTTTGTGAACCGCTTGGCAATCAACACGATCGATCGCAATTTGATTGTGGCGTGCCAGTTCTCAACGAATACCTAGCCAAGTATGCGAAACAAGATGTGAAACGAAAGGCGTCGGCGGTCTTTGTCTTGGTCAAGAGCATGGAGCCGAAGCGAGTGATCGGTTATTACACTCTGTGTGCGACATCGGTAGCCCTTGCTGAGTTACCCGATGAGGTTACAAGAAAACTTCCCCGCTATCCCGAGATTCCCGCGATACTCATAGGACGACTGGCTCGAGACATCAATCAGCCTGGCGTCGGCACGCTACTATTGTCCGATGCAATCACACGATGCGTCCGAGTGGCAAGTGAGATCGCGGCAAGCCTTATCGTTGTCGATTCCAAAGGGGAAACCGCAACGCATTTCTATGAGAAGTTCGGTTTTATCTCGCTACCGAAATTACCTGATCGGATGTTTCTTCCAATGCTGACGGCAGAGACACTCTAA
- a CDS encoding amidoligase family protein — MNANEIFFGLEFETTLPNSDTTPIGPYHNGYQVPWLPNGWKAERDGSIRPESPCRKGCEFVSPKLKGYDGLKEIEEAIDQINARGGRVNSSCGLHLSIDWRGDAAALARLISLVGNHEKAIFASTGTRRREQTIYTKQIKQYGDKDAAKNRCEADRYHLLNLTHLAAGRNRIEFRAFAGTLNKTKVVGYLMMVLGLVELALNTKRCSDWDYIKKEGTKSCWDRPGAGLGETEINRLFYRLGWTKGWYKGALRDKVYGEITGETKPDWKAIKTKLIELARKYDRAA; from the coding sequence ATGAACGCAAACGAAATTTTCTTTGGTCTGGAATTTGAGACGACGCTTCCGAACAGTGACACCACACCAATCGGCCCCTACCACAACGGATACCAAGTCCCTTGGTTGCCAAACGGATGGAAAGCGGAACGCGATGGTAGCATCCGCCCTGAGAGCCCATGCCGCAAAGGATGCGAGTTCGTAAGCCCCAAGCTGAAAGGTTACGATGGCCTCAAGGAAATCGAGGAAGCGATCGACCAAATCAACGCTCGTGGGGGACGAGTCAATTCGAGCTGTGGTCTCCATCTTTCGATAGATTGGCGTGGCGACGCAGCGGCACTCGCACGACTGATCTCCCTGGTTGGCAACCACGAGAAAGCGATTTTCGCGAGTACTGGGACTCGCCGCCGCGAACAAACGATCTACACCAAGCAGATCAAGCAATACGGCGACAAAGACGCTGCGAAGAATCGATGTGAAGCGGATCGCTACCACCTGCTGAACCTTACCCACCTCGCTGCCGGTAGAAACCGTATCGAATTTCGGGCTTTCGCAGGAACTCTCAACAAGACCAAGGTGGTCGGATACCTGATGATGGTTTTGGGATTGGTAGAGCTGGCCCTGAACACCAAACGCTGCAGCGATTGGGACTACATCAAGAAGGAAGGAACCAAAAGCTGCTGGGATAGACCAGGCGCCGGCCTTGGGGAAACGGAGATCAACCGATTGTTCTACCGCCTCGGTTGGACCAAGGGTTGGTACAAGGGCGCTCTTCGCGACAAGGTTTACGGGGAGATCACAGGGGAAACCAAACCGGATTGGAAGGCGATCAAGACCAAGCTGATCGAGCTTGCCCGCAAGTACGACCGCGCGGCCTAG
- a CDS encoding phage portal protein: protein MLKLLSRMLSKNGDRVDRSLVRGRSTRHPWSMMRLLGRYDAATTTVDNVRHWAAADGLSASAANSPEVRRTLRNRSRYEIANNSYARGISLTLANDCVGTGPRLQMLTADAFANRFVEQEFFAWADAVGLAEKLRTMRLARVSDGESFGLLTSNPRIDSPVQLDLKLVEAEQVSSPLLAFDSYRYLDGIRFDEHGNPISYDVLREHPGDDAFSLTENYDTIDASSVLHYFRSDRPGQIRGIPDITPALPLFAQLRRFTLAVLAAAETAADFAGILYTDAPAGGEADAAEPFEPIELEKRALLTMPGGWKMAQMHAEQPATTYAEFKREILNEIARCLNMPFNVAAGNSSGYNYASGRLDHQTYFKSIRVEQSQMARTILDRILYAWLREAVLIEGYLPNSLRTLDSSFEHQWFWDGHEHVDPAKEANAQKIRLANHTTTLRPVQKLDCIEQGDFPNEIGKGSRAVGITFEIAH from the coding sequence ATGTTGAAGTTGTTATCAAGGATGTTGAGCAAGAACGGTGATCGAGTTGATCGATCGCTCGTCCGTGGACGCTCGACCCGACACCCCTGGTCGATGATGAGACTGCTGGGACGCTATGACGCTGCGACCACCACGGTCGACAACGTTCGCCACTGGGCAGCCGCTGACGGACTATCGGCCAGTGCGGCCAATAGCCCTGAAGTGCGTCGCACGCTACGCAACCGTTCGCGATACGAGATCGCTAACAATTCTTATGCTCGCGGTATCTCGCTGACTCTGGCCAACGACTGTGTTGGTACCGGACCTCGATTGCAGATGCTGACTGCGGATGCGTTTGCCAACCGTTTTGTTGAACAGGAGTTCTTTGCTTGGGCTGATGCAGTTGGCCTCGCAGAGAAACTACGCACGATGCGGCTTGCTCGCGTTTCAGACGGTGAATCGTTTGGTTTGCTAACCAGTAACCCGAGAATTGATTCGCCGGTTCAACTTGATCTAAAGCTGGTCGAGGCCGAACAGGTTAGTTCGCCTCTCTTGGCCTTTGACAGCTATCGCTATCTCGATGGCATCCGCTTTGATGAGCATGGCAATCCGATTTCATACGATGTGCTCCGAGAACATCCAGGTGATGACGCATTCTCATTGACAGAGAACTATGACACGATCGACGCCAGTTCGGTCCTTCACTATTTTCGCAGTGATCGGCCAGGGCAGATTCGTGGTATTCCTGACATTACGCCAGCGCTGCCACTCTTCGCACAACTTCGTCGATTCACTCTAGCAGTGCTTGCTGCCGCAGAAACAGCAGCTGACTTTGCCGGGATTCTCTACACCGACGCGCCCGCAGGTGGCGAAGCCGACGCCGCGGAACCGTTCGAGCCGATCGAACTGGAGAAGCGAGCGCTCCTAACGATGCCTGGCGGTTGGAAGATGGCTCAGATGCACGCTGAGCAACCGGCGACCACGTACGCCGAGTTCAAGCGTGAGATTCTCAACGAAATCGCACGTTGTTTGAACATGCCGTTCAATGTCGCCGCTGGAAATTCGTCGGGCTACAACTACGCATCTGGGCGACTCGACCATCAAACCTACTTCAAGTCGATCCGTGTCGAGCAGTCTCAAATGGCTCGCACCATTCTGGATCGCATTCTGTACGCATGGCTGCGCGAAGCGGTTCTCATCGAAGGCTATCTGCCTAACTCGCTTCGCACTCTCGACTCGTCGTTCGAGCATCAATGGTTTTGGGACGGACATGAGCATGTCGACCCAGCCAAAGAAGCCAATGCCCAGAAAATCCGCCTCGCCAATCATACGACCACTCTGCGCCCTGTGCAAAAACTAGATTGCATCGAGCAAGGTGATTTTCCGAACGAAATAGGTAAGGGATCGAGAGCAGTTGGAATCACGTTTGAGATAGCACATTGA
- a CDS encoding DUF4314 domain-containing protein, giving the protein MHTRLNKGDRIRLVSMPQDPDPIPVGSLGTVIDVHEHHDWMQVDVDWDNGRSLMLTMPDDCVAIVEPNHHEPSK; this is encoded by the coding sequence ATGCACACACGACTGAATAAAGGCGATCGCATCCGCTTGGTGTCGATGCCGCAAGATCCAGACCCGATCCCCGTTGGATCGCTCGGGACCGTCATTGATGTTCACGAGCATCACGATTGGATGCAGGTCGATGTCGATTGGGACAACGGCCGCTCCCTCATGCTGACGATGCCCGACGATTGTGTCGCCATCGTCGAACCCAACCACCACGAACCATCGAAGTAA